A part of Candidatus Nanopelagicales bacterium genomic DNA contains:
- the rbfA gene encoding 30S ribosome-binding factor RbfA, with the protein MTDHEARVRRLADRIKEIAAEMLERRIKDPRLGFVTITEVRVANDLRSSTIFYTVLGSEHELAESGAALESAKGLVRSEVAKKTGVRFAPTIDFVADALPVAAEHIEDLIRQAASADAELQARAADATFAGDPDPYRHPELPEAVPEDSVAPNRPV; encoded by the coding sequence ATGACCGACCACGAAGCGCGAGTGCGCCGGCTGGCCGACCGTATCAAGGAGATCGCCGCGGAGATGCTGGAGCGGAGGATCAAGGATCCCCGCCTGGGGTTCGTGACGATCACCGAGGTCCGGGTGGCGAACGACTTGCGGTCAAGCACGATCTTCTACACCGTGCTCGGGTCGGAGCACGAGCTGGCCGAGTCAGGAGCCGCGCTCGAGTCAGCCAAGGGTCTCGTGCGCAGCGAGGTCGCGAAGAAGACGGGCGTTCGCTTCGCGCCGACAATCGATTTCGTCGCCGACGCTCTGCCCGTGGCGGCGGAGCATATCGAGGATCTGATCCGGCAGGCGGCCTCGGCGGATGCCGAACTCCAAGCGCGAGCTGCCGATGCGACGTTCGCCGGGGATCCCGATCCGTACCGGCACCCGGAACTTCCGGAAGCGGTGCCCGAGGATTCCGTGGCCCCCAATCGTCCGGTCTGA
- the infB gene encoding translation initiation factor IF-2, whose protein sequence is MEAPTIGGVRIPRGDGAQVRLARGSSLTDFADKVDASPAELVTVMFKLGEMVNATQSVDDDTLKLLGQELDFDVQIVSPEDEDRELLGRFDLEFGEDEGEAAEMLPRPPVVTVMGHVDHGKTKLLDAIRSADVVAGEAGGITQHIGAYQVHAVIGGDERAITFIDTPGHEAFTAMRARGAKVTDVAILVVAADDGVKPQTVEALNHAQAADVPIVVAVNKIDKEGADPTKVRTQLTEYGLVAEEFGGEVMFVDVSAKSRVGIEALLEAVTLTADASLDLRANPNQDAQGVAIEAHLDRGRGPVATVLVERGTLRPGVSIVAGEAFGRVRAMLDEHGEPVDEAPPSRPVQVLGLTSVPAAGDSFLVVSEDRTARQIAQTRQARERNAMLAKSRPRRTLEEFLSQVEKGEVQELKLILKGDVSGSVEALEDALMKIDVGDEVSLRVIDRGVGAITETNVMLAAASDAIIIGFNVRPQGKASELAEREGVETRFYSVIYAAIDDVESALRGMLKPEYVEVQLGSAEIREVFRSSKLGNIAGCLVRTGLIRRNAKARLVRDGVVVAQDLTVSSLRRFKDDVTEVRDGYECGIGLGSFNDIKVGDVIETFEQREQVRE, encoded by the coding sequence ATGGAGGCGCCGACGATCGGCGGCGTGAGGATCCCCAGGGGGGATGGGGCGCAAGTGCGCTTGGCCCGCGGTTCATCCTTGACCGACTTCGCCGACAAGGTCGACGCCAGTCCGGCGGAGCTCGTGACAGTGATGTTCAAGCTGGGGGAGATGGTCAACGCGACCCAGTCGGTCGACGATGACACGCTCAAGCTTCTTGGGCAGGAACTGGACTTCGACGTCCAGATCGTCTCTCCCGAAGATGAGGACCGTGAGCTGCTGGGACGATTCGACCTGGAGTTTGGCGAGGATGAGGGCGAGGCGGCGGAGATGCTGCCACGCCCGCCTGTCGTCACCGTCATGGGCCACGTCGATCACGGCAAGACCAAGCTGCTTGACGCTATACGTAGCGCTGACGTAGTCGCTGGCGAGGCCGGTGGGATAACGCAGCACATCGGTGCGTATCAGGTCCATGCGGTCATTGGCGGCGATGAGCGGGCGATCACGTTCATCGACACTCCCGGCCACGAGGCGTTCACAGCGATGCGGGCCAGGGGAGCGAAGGTCACGGACGTGGCGATCCTGGTAGTCGCGGCGGATGACGGTGTCAAGCCGCAGACTGTTGAGGCGCTCAACCACGCGCAGGCCGCCGATGTGCCGATCGTCGTGGCGGTCAACAAGATTGACAAAGAAGGGGCTGATCCAACCAAGGTTCGAACACAGCTCACCGAATATGGCCTAGTCGCGGAGGAATTCGGCGGCGAGGTGATGTTCGTCGACGTGTCAGCGAAGAGCCGAGTCGGGATCGAGGCTTTGCTCGAGGCGGTGACCCTGACGGCGGACGCTTCGCTGGATCTGCGCGCGAACCCCAATCAGGATGCGCAAGGTGTCGCGATCGAAGCACATCTGGACAGAGGCAGGGGTCCGGTGGCAACCGTCCTTGTTGAGCGCGGAACGCTGCGTCCGGGCGTCTCCATCGTGGCGGGCGAGGCTTTCGGGCGGGTTCGCGCCATGCTGGATGAGCACGGGGAGCCGGTCGATGAGGCACCGCCGTCGCGACCGGTCCAGGTGCTCGGATTGACGTCTGTTCCGGCTGCGGGAGACTCGTTCCTGGTCGTGTCGGAGGACCGTACCGCGAGGCAAATCGCCCAGACCAGGCAAGCCAGGGAGCGCAACGCGATGCTGGCCAAGTCCAGGCCGCGGCGCACGCTCGAGGAGTTCTTGTCGCAGGTCGAGAAGGGCGAGGTCCAGGAACTCAAGCTGATCCTGAAGGGCGACGTCTCCGGGTCGGTTGAGGCACTCGAGGACGCCCTGATGAAGATCGACGTCGGCGACGAGGTCTCGTTGCGTGTCATTGACCGCGGCGTCGGGGCCATAACTGAAACCAACGTGATGTTGGCGGCGGCCTCGGATGCGATCATCATCGGGTTCAACGTCAGGCCTCAGGGCAAGGCATCGGAACTGGCCGAGCGCGAGGGCGTGGAGACGCGGTTCTACTCGGTGATTTACGCGGCCATCGACGATGTCGAGTCGGCCCTGCGCGGCATGCTCAAGCCCGAATACGTAGAGGTACAGCTCGGATCGGCTGAGATCCGCGAGGTGTTCCGGTCCAGCAAGCTCGGGAACATCGCGGGATGCCTCGTGCGCACGGGCCTGATCCGGCGAAACGCCAAGGCGCGACTCGTGCGCGACGGTGTCGTGGTCGCGCAGGACCTGACGGTATCGTCCTTGCGCCGGTTCAAGGATGACGTGACCGAGGTTCGTGACGGATACGAGTGCGGTATCGGTCTGGGCTCGTTCAACGACATCAAGGTCGGCGACGTCATCGAGACCTTCGAGCAGCGCGAGCAGGTGCGTGAATGA
- the nusA gene encoding transcription termination factor NusA, with product MDIDIDALKTLVRERSLSLDLLVSSIEEALLIAYSHEPRAVEHARVSLDRKSGHVTVWAARLDERGDLVEEYDDTPAGFGRVAAATARQVLVQRLRDASSDRSFEEFSARSGDLVSGTIQQGRDPAVVLVDLGKVEAVLPPAEQVPQDNYEHGHRIKAVIVSVRRGPSGTSVIISRTHPDLVAKLFALEVPEIADGVVEIVGLAREAGHRTKIAVRSNNPNVNAKGSCIGPMGQRVRQVMAELSGEKIDIVDFSDDPARYVANALSPARVTSVEVVDAAARSARVTVPDYQLSLAIGREGQNARLAARMTGWRIDIRSDSAAPPGVAGAPD from the coding sequence ATGGATATCGATATTGACGCACTCAAGACTCTCGTACGCGAGCGGTCCTTGTCGCTGGATCTCCTGGTGTCGAGCATCGAGGAAGCTCTGCTGATCGCCTACTCCCACGAGCCCAGGGCAGTCGAGCACGCGAGGGTCAGCTTGGACCGCAAGTCAGGTCACGTCACCGTGTGGGCTGCCAGGCTGGACGAAAGGGGTGATCTGGTTGAGGAGTACGACGACACTCCCGCCGGATTCGGACGCGTCGCGGCCGCCACAGCGCGTCAGGTACTGGTACAGCGGTTGAGGGATGCCAGTTCGGACCGCTCGTTCGAGGAGTTCTCCGCTCGGTCCGGCGACCTTGTCAGCGGCACGATCCAGCAGGGTCGTGATCCGGCTGTCGTGTTGGTGGATTTGGGGAAGGTCGAGGCCGTCCTACCCCCGGCTGAGCAGGTTCCCCAAGACAACTATGAACACGGTCACCGCATCAAGGCCGTGATCGTCTCCGTGAGGCGCGGCCCCAGCGGGACGTCGGTCATCATCTCACGTACTCACCCGGATCTGGTCGCGAAGCTGTTCGCGCTGGAGGTCCCGGAAATCGCGGACGGCGTGGTGGAGATCGTGGGTCTGGCGCGGGAGGCGGGTCATCGGACGAAGATAGCCGTTCGCAGCAACAATCCGAACGTAAACGCCAAGGGCTCCTGCATCGGGCCGATGGGACAGCGCGTGCGTCAGGTGATGGCCGAACTGTCAGGGGAGAAGATCGACATCGTCGACTTCAGCGATGATCCCGCACGGTACGTCGCGAATGCCCTTTCGCCCGCCCGAGTTACCAGCGTGGAAGTCGTAGATGCGGCAGCGAGATCGGCGCGCGTCACGGTTCCGGACTATCAGTTGTCCTTGGCGATCGGTAGAGAAGGGCAGAACGCGCGACTGGCCGCCCGGATGACGGGATGGAGGATCGATATTCGGTCGGACTCCGCCGCTCCGCCGGGCGTTGCTGGCGCACCGGATTGA
- the rimP gene encoding ribosome maturation factor RimP, with protein sequence MASDLAERLTQVIAGPLSDTGAELEEVRVLSAGGRRLLRVAVDTPTGITLDELAAATRVVSAALEDSPHLGKRPYVLEVSSPGVDRPLTAPSHWRRNVGRLVRVLAAGETIIGRIRGVDERASRVVLDEVESGAGERSLPLDSIERAVVQVEFKRRDETEE encoded by the coding sequence ATGGCATCGGATCTGGCCGAGCGACTGACTCAGGTCATCGCTGGCCCCTTGTCTGACACGGGTGCCGAGCTGGAGGAAGTTCGCGTACTCTCGGCTGGCGGGCGTCGCCTACTGCGCGTAGCGGTGGACACGCCGACTGGTATCACCCTGGATGAACTCGCGGCGGCGACCAGGGTCGTGTCAGCCGCGCTGGAAGACTCCCCGCATCTGGGTAAGAGGCCGTACGTTCTGGAAGTAAGCAGTCCCGGAGTCGATCGGCCCTTGACTGCGCCATCGCACTGGCGCAGGAACGTCGGCCGACTGGTGAGAGTCCTAGCCGCTGGCGAGACGATCATTGGCCGCATTCGCGGAGTGGACGAGCGAGCTTCCCGCGTTGTGCTTGACGAAGTGGAAAGCGGCGCAGGTGAGCGATCATTGCCGCTGGATTCGATTGAACGCGCCGTCGTGCAGGTGGAGTTCAAGCGGCGCGACGAGACCGAGGAGTGA
- a CDS encoding ferritin-like domain-containing protein, protein MDAWAAAALGEEAAIYGYEVLTAQLVGAERIKALRAVKSHEHARDNARDRLTEGGGNLDAPAAYDLPFSITSPASAKRLAILLELRLVSVYASTVRPTDGSARAYAAASAQKCASRAVGWGWVPTAFPGMEADQPSGPADTSRSPVSDGARVD, encoded by the coding sequence ATGGACGCGTGGGCAGCAGCGGCTCTGGGAGAAGAGGCCGCGATCTACGGATACGAAGTCCTGACCGCCCAACTTGTCGGAGCCGAGCGAATCAAAGCTCTGCGGGCCGTGAAGTCGCATGAACACGCTCGGGACAACGCACGCGACCGCCTGACCGAAGGTGGCGGGAACTTGGATGCTCCCGCTGCCTATGACCTGCCCTTCTCGATCACGTCGCCGGCCAGCGCCAAACGCTTGGCGATCCTGTTGGAGCTGCGACTGGTTTCTGTTTACGCATCGACGGTACGGCCGACTGATGGCTCCGCTCGAGCATATGCGGCAGCCTCAGCCCAGAAATGCGCATCCAGAGCGGTCGGTTGGGGATGGGTACCAACGGCGTTCCCCGGCATGGAGGCGGACCAGCCATCCGGACCAGCCGACACCTCCCGGTCGCCAGTCTCAGACGGGGCGCGCGTCGACTGA
- a CDS encoding proline--tRNA ligase, producing the protein MSHLFLRTLREDPADAELPSHRLLVRAGYVRRVAPGIFSWLPLGYMVYRNVERIVREEMDAAGFQEVHFPALIPREPYERTGRWDEYGETLFRLRDRRGGDYLLGPTHEELFTLMVKQEVSSYKDLPVSLYQIQTKYRDEARPRAGILRGREFVMKDSYSFDVDDDGLRRSYAAHRSAYVKTFERLGLSFAIVAAQSGAMGGSASEEFLAPCEFGEDTFVRCSECDYSANTEAVTTAVPPVPVGEERGQPVEADTPGTASIDSLVAFANETPELRRADRPWVAADTLKNVVLKVTGPDGQRSVLVIGLPGNREVDLKRLETALHPSDVAVFEEDDFAAHPELVRGYIGPRALGESSSTGIRYLVDPRVAAGTAWVTGANAPDRHVFGLVAGRDFEPDGQIEAAEVIDGDPCPHCGSALKIARGIEIGHIFQLGRKYAEALGLRVLDPNGSLVTVTMGSYGIGVSRAVAAIAEQLCDDRGLCWPREVAPADIHVIAAGKSDDVTGAAAKLAEDAQAAGLRVLFDDRASVSAGVKFNDADLIGVPTIVIVGRALADGAVEVKDRRTGERRRVPVGEIIADLCAIASVDARPV; encoded by the coding sequence GTTCGCGAGGAGATGGACGCCGCGGGTTTCCAGGAGGTTCACTTCCCGGCACTGATTCCGCGCGAGCCATACGAGCGGACTGGTCGGTGGGACGAGTACGGCGAGACGCTATTCCGGCTGCGCGATCGTAGGGGCGGGGACTATCTGCTCGGCCCCACGCACGAGGAGCTCTTCACGCTGATGGTCAAGCAGGAAGTGTCCTCATACAAGGACCTTCCGGTGAGCCTGTATCAGATCCAGACGAAGTACCGGGATGAGGCAAGGCCCAGGGCGGGGATTCTGCGCGGCCGCGAGTTCGTGATGAAAGACTCGTACTCGTTCGACGTTGACGATGACGGATTGCGCAGAAGCTACGCCGCGCATCGGTCGGCCTACGTGAAGACATTCGAACGGTTGGGACTGTCGTTCGCCATCGTCGCCGCCCAGTCCGGTGCCATGGGGGGCTCGGCAAGCGAGGAGTTCCTCGCCCCCTGTGAGTTTGGCGAGGACACGTTCGTGCGCTGTTCAGAGTGCGACTACTCGGCCAACACCGAGGCCGTCACAACTGCGGTGCCGCCGGTGCCCGTCGGCGAGGAGCGTGGTCAACCCGTCGAAGCCGACACTCCTGGGACGGCGAGCATCGACTCGCTAGTGGCGTTCGCCAACGAGACTCCTGAACTGCGACGCGCGGACCGGCCCTGGGTGGCAGCCGACACGCTGAAGAACGTCGTGCTCAAGGTCACGGGCCCGGATGGCCAGCGCTCCGTTCTGGTGATCGGACTGCCCGGGAACCGCGAGGTGGACCTGAAGCGGCTCGAAACCGCCCTTCATCCAAGCGACGTGGCGGTCTTCGAGGAGGATGACTTCGCTGCCCATCCGGAACTGGTCCGCGGGTACATCGGTCCGCGGGCGTTGGGCGAGAGCAGCTCAACCGGCATCCGGTACCTGGTCGATCCGCGAGTCGCGGCGGGAACGGCCTGGGTGACGGGGGCGAATGCGCCCGACCGCCACGTGTTCGGCCTAGTGGCTGGGCGGGATTTCGAGCCGGACGGGCAGATAGAGGCCGCGGAAGTGATTGACGGCGACCCCTGCCCGCACTGTGGATCGGCACTGAAGATCGCTCGCGGTATCGAGATCGGCCACATCTTCCAGCTGGGACGCAAGTACGCGGAGGCGCTTGGGTTACGAGTACTTGATCCCAACGGCAGCCTCGTCACGGTCACGATGGGCTCCTACGGAATCGGCGTCTCACGGGCTGTGGCCGCGATCGCTGAGCAGTTGTGCGATGACCGAGGGCTGTGCTGGCCCCGTGAAGTCGCTCCCGCCGACATCCACGTCATCGCGGCTGGCAAGTCTGACGATGTGACCGGGGCGGCCGCCAAGCTGGCCGAAGACGCGCAGGCCGCCGGGCTCCGGGTGCTGTTCGACGATCGCGCATCTGTCTCCGCGGGAGTCAAGTTCAATGACGCTGACTTGATCGGCGTGCCGACGATTGTGATCGTGGGCAGGGCGCTGGCCGATGGGGCGGTCGAGGTGAAGGACCGCCGCACGGGCGAGCGCCGCAGGGTGCCCGTTGGCGAGATCATCGCTGATCTATGCGCGATCGCCTCAGTCGACGCGCGCCCCGTCTGA